From the Pirellulales bacterium genome, the window TCGCTGGGCATGATCGGTTCCGGCGTGGGCATGCTGCTGGGCCTGTGGTTCGTGATCAACATCAACCAGGTCGCGCGTGGCCTGAGTTGGCTGACGGGGCACGAAGTATTCGACCCGTCGATTTATTATTTCTACAAAATTCCGACGATCATCGAGCCGTATACGGTGGCTTGGATCGTCGGTGGGGCGATGCTGATCGCGGTGCTGGCCAGCGTGCTGCCGGCCCGCCGCGCCGCCCGTCTGCACCCTGTGGAGGCCCTCCGCTATGAGTGACACGAAGTCCGCCGCCGCCTTGCGCTCGCCGCGCCGCCGCAACGAACCGCTGCGGAATGCCGCAAGTTCCGACGAAAGCTCAGGCATGCTCCGCTCGGTCGGACTCGTCAAGACGTATCGCAAGGGCGGGGTGGTCATTCCGGTGCTGCGCGGCGTCGATCTGGAGGTCCGCCGCGGCGAGTTTCTGGCGATCATCGGGCAAAGCGGTTCGGGCAAGAGCACCTTGCTGCACATCCTGGGCACGCTCGACGCGCCCGACGCCGGCGAGGTGCATTACCAAGGTCGCCGCATCGATAACCTGCCGCTCTCCGCCCGCGACCGCGTGCGCAACGGCCAGATCGGCATGATCTTTCAGTTCTATCACCTGCTGCCGGAGCTGACAGCCTGGGAGAACGTGCTTTCGCCGCTGATGATTTCCTCCAGCGTCTGGAGCTACTGGCGCAAGCGGCGGGAGC encodes:
- a CDS encoding ABC transporter ATP-binding protein — its product is MSDTKSAAALRSPRRRNEPLRNAASSDESSGMLRSVGLVKTYRKGGVVIPVLRGVDLEVRRGEFLAIIGQSGSGKSTLLHILGTLDAPDAGEVHYQGRRIDNLPLSARDRVRNGQIGMIFQFYHLLPELTAWENVLSPLMISSSVWSYWRKRREHAERAKQLLDLVGLGHRLKHRPRELSGGEMQRAAIARALISGPQVLLADEPTGNLDHGTGQEILQILSDLNRRQSLTIVMVTHDLAIADRADRVVRLVEGRAERA